In a single window of the Salmo trutta chromosome 21, fSalTru1.1, whole genome shotgun sequence genome:
- the slc6a9 gene encoding sodium- and chloride-dependent glycine transporter 1 isoform X4: MEISKNGAVPGEPVKTDKNSRRGNWGNQIEFILTSVGYAVGLGNVWRFPYLCYRNGGGAFMFPYFIMLVFCGIPLFFLELSFGQFASQGCLGVWRISPMFKGVGYGMMVVSTYIGIYYNVVICIAFYYFFSSMTNLLPWTYCNNPWNTPTCNGVVTPRGINNTLANVTRSLVTGAAEVAVEVVNKTKRTSPSEEYWKHYVLQISDDIGNFGEVRLPILGCLAVSWVVVFLCLIRGVKSSGKVVYFTATFPYVVLTILFIRGITLEGAVTGIKYYLTPQWHKILDAKVWGDAASQIFYSLGCAWGGLITMASYNKFHNNCYRDSIIISITNCATSVYAGFVIFSILGFMAHHLNVDVSEVADHGPGLAFVAYPEALTLLPISPLWSLLFFFMLILLGLGTQFCLLETLVTAIVDEIGTDWIVRNKTVVTGGVAIVGFLLGVPLTTQAGIYWLLLMDNYAASFSLVIISCIMCICIMYVYGHKKYFKDVEMMLGFPPPIFFRVCWRFVSPIIISFILIFTVIQYKPITYNDYVYPGWSLAIGFLMAMSSVICIPIYALYKIAKSEGTTFLERLKNSCKPDMKWGPALSEHRIGLYATPGSEGEVEVRPLKEELREKEKEDEKRDEISLTIQGSNGSTEHNTTPSA; encoded by the exons GAGCCTTCATGTTCCCCTACTTCATCATGCTGGTGTTCTGTGGGATCCCCCTGTTCTTCCTGGAGCTCTCATTCGGACAGTTCGCCAGCCAGGGATGCCTGGGGGTTTGGAGGATCAGCCCCATGTTCAAAG GTGTTGGCTATGGGATGATGGTGGTGTCCACCTACATCGGTATCTACTACAACGTGGTGATCTGCATCGCCTTCTACTATTTCTTCTCTTCCATGACCAACCTGCTGCCATGGACCTACTGCAACAACCCCTGGAACACGCCCACCTGCAACGGTGTGGTGACTCCCAGGGGCATCAACAACACCCTGGCCAACGTCACCCGCAGCTTGGTCACCGGGGCCGCTGAGGTTGCCGTGGAGGTGGTCAATAAGACCAAGAGGACCAGCCCCAGCGAGGAGTACTGGAA ACACTACGTTCTGCAGATCTCAGATGACATCGGGAATTTCGGTGAAGTCCGTCTCCCTATTCTGGGATGTCTGGCCGTGTCATGGGTGGTGGTCTTCCTCTGTCTAATTAGAGGAGTCAAGTCTTCAGGCAAG GTGGTGTACTTCACAGCCACATTCCCCTACGTGGTGCTGACCATCCTCTTCATCAGAGGCATCACCCTGGAGGGAGCTGTCACCGGCATCAAGTACTACCTGACCCCACAGTGGCATAAGATCCTCGACGCTAAG GTGTGGGGAGACGCTGCCTCTCAGATCTTCTACTCTCTGGGCTGTGCATGGGGTGGGCTCATCACTATGGCCTCCTACAACAAGTTCCACAACAACTGCTACAG AGACAGCATCATCATCAGCATCACCAACTGTGCGACCAGCGTGTATGCAGGCTTCGTCATCTTCTCCATCCTGGGCTTCATGGCCCACCACCTGAACGTAGATGTATCTGAGGTGGCCGACCACGGTCCCGGCCTGGCCTTCGTGGCCTACCCAGAGGCCCTCACTCTGCTGCCCATCTCCCCCCTCTGGTCCCTGCTCTTCTTCTTCATGCTCATCCTCCTGGGCCTGGGGACGCAG TTCTGCCTGCTGGAGACCCTGGTGACAGCCATTGTGGATGAGATTGGTACTGACTGGATCGTTAGGAACAAGACGGTGGTCACAGGAGGAGTGGCTATAGTGGGCTTCCTGCTGGGGGTGCCGCTCACCACACAG GCTGGGATCTACTGGCTGCTGCTGATGGATAACTACGCTGCTAGTTTCTCTTTGGTTATCATCTCCTGCATCATGTGCATCTGCATCATGTACGTCTATG GACACAAAAAATACTTCAAGGACGTTGAGATGATGCTGGGTTTCCCCCCTCCAATCTTCTTCCGGGTCTGCTGGAGATTCGTGTCCCCCATCATCATATCT TTTATCCTGATCTTCACAGTGATCCAGTACAAGCCCATCACCTACAACGACTATGTGTACCCTGGCTGGTCTCTAGCCATCGGCTTCCTTATGGCCATGTCCTCCGTCATCTGCATACCCATCTATGCTCTCTACAAGATCGCCAAGTCTGAGGGAACCACATTTTTAGAG CGGTTGAAGAATTCGTGCAAGCCAGACATGAAGTGGGGCCCGGCCCTGAGTGAGCATCGGATAGGCCTCTACGCCACCCCAGGCtcagagggagaggtggaagtGCGTCCCCTGAAAGAGGAgctgagggagaaggagaaggaggatgagAAGAGGGATGAGATCAGCCTCACCATCCAGGGCAGCAACGgctcaacagaacacaacactacCCCCAGCGCATAG
- the slc6a9 gene encoding sodium- and chloride-dependent glycine transporter 1 isoform X5: MNGAVPGEPVKTDKNSRRGNWGNQIEFILTSVGYAVGLGNVWRFPYLCYRNGGGAFMFPYFIMLVFCGIPLFFLELSFGQFASQGCLGVWRISPMFKGVGYGMMVVSTYIGIYYNVVICIAFYYFFSSMTNLLPWTYCNNPWNTPTCNGVVTPRGINNTLANVTRSLVTGAAEVAVEVVNKTKRTSPSEEYWKHYVLQISDDIGNFGEVRLPILGCLAVSWVVVFLCLIRGVKSSGKVVYFTATFPYVVLTILFIRGITLEGAVTGIKYYLTPQWHKILDAKVWGDAASQIFYSLGCAWGGLITMASYNKFHNNCYRDSIIISITNCATSVYAGFVIFSILGFMAHHLNVDVSEVADHGPGLAFVAYPEALTLLPISPLWSLLFFFMLILLGLGTQFCLLETLVTAIVDEIGTDWIVRNKTVVTGGVAIVGFLLGVPLTTQAGIYWLLLMDNYAASFSLVIISCIMCICIMYVYGHKKYFKDVEMMLGFPPPIFFRVCWRFVSPIIISFILIFTVIQYKPITYNDYVYPGWSLAIGFLMAMSSVICIPIYALYKIAKSEGTTFLERLKNSCKPDMKWGPALSEHRIGLYATPGSEGEVEVRPLKEELREKEKEDEKRDEISLTIQGSNGSTEHNTTPSA; the protein is encoded by the exons GAGCCTTCATGTTCCCCTACTTCATCATGCTGGTGTTCTGTGGGATCCCCCTGTTCTTCCTGGAGCTCTCATTCGGACAGTTCGCCAGCCAGGGATGCCTGGGGGTTTGGAGGATCAGCCCCATGTTCAAAG GTGTTGGCTATGGGATGATGGTGGTGTCCACCTACATCGGTATCTACTACAACGTGGTGATCTGCATCGCCTTCTACTATTTCTTCTCTTCCATGACCAACCTGCTGCCATGGACCTACTGCAACAACCCCTGGAACACGCCCACCTGCAACGGTGTGGTGACTCCCAGGGGCATCAACAACACCCTGGCCAACGTCACCCGCAGCTTGGTCACCGGGGCCGCTGAGGTTGCCGTGGAGGTGGTCAATAAGACCAAGAGGACCAGCCCCAGCGAGGAGTACTGGAA ACACTACGTTCTGCAGATCTCAGATGACATCGGGAATTTCGGTGAAGTCCGTCTCCCTATTCTGGGATGTCTGGCCGTGTCATGGGTGGTGGTCTTCCTCTGTCTAATTAGAGGAGTCAAGTCTTCAGGCAAG GTGGTGTACTTCACAGCCACATTCCCCTACGTGGTGCTGACCATCCTCTTCATCAGAGGCATCACCCTGGAGGGAGCTGTCACCGGCATCAAGTACTACCTGACCCCACAGTGGCATAAGATCCTCGACGCTAAG GTGTGGGGAGACGCTGCCTCTCAGATCTTCTACTCTCTGGGCTGTGCATGGGGTGGGCTCATCACTATGGCCTCCTACAACAAGTTCCACAACAACTGCTACAG AGACAGCATCATCATCAGCATCACCAACTGTGCGACCAGCGTGTATGCAGGCTTCGTCATCTTCTCCATCCTGGGCTTCATGGCCCACCACCTGAACGTAGATGTATCTGAGGTGGCCGACCACGGTCCCGGCCTGGCCTTCGTGGCCTACCCAGAGGCCCTCACTCTGCTGCCCATCTCCCCCCTCTGGTCCCTGCTCTTCTTCTTCATGCTCATCCTCCTGGGCCTGGGGACGCAG TTCTGCCTGCTGGAGACCCTGGTGACAGCCATTGTGGATGAGATTGGTACTGACTGGATCGTTAGGAACAAGACGGTGGTCACAGGAGGAGTGGCTATAGTGGGCTTCCTGCTGGGGGTGCCGCTCACCACACAG GCTGGGATCTACTGGCTGCTGCTGATGGATAACTACGCTGCTAGTTTCTCTTTGGTTATCATCTCCTGCATCATGTGCATCTGCATCATGTACGTCTATG GACACAAAAAATACTTCAAGGACGTTGAGATGATGCTGGGTTTCCCCCCTCCAATCTTCTTCCGGGTCTGCTGGAGATTCGTGTCCCCCATCATCATATCT TTTATCCTGATCTTCACAGTGATCCAGTACAAGCCCATCACCTACAACGACTATGTGTACCCTGGCTGGTCTCTAGCCATCGGCTTCCTTATGGCCATGTCCTCCGTCATCTGCATACCCATCTATGCTCTCTACAAGATCGCCAAGTCTGAGGGAACCACATTTTTAGAG CGGTTGAAGAATTCGTGCAAGCCAGACATGAAGTGGGGCCCGGCCCTGAGTGAGCATCGGATAGGCCTCTACGCCACCCCAGGCtcagagggagaggtggaagtGCGTCCCCTGAAAGAGGAgctgagggagaaggagaaggaggatgagAAGAGGGATGAGATCAGCCTCACCATCCAGGGCAGCAACGgctcaacagaacacaacactacCCCCAGCGCATAG
- the slc6a9 gene encoding sodium- and chloride-dependent glycine transporter 1 isoform X2: MEEKPFSVIVNGAVPGEPVKTDKNSRRGNWGNQIEFILTSVGYAVGLGNVWRFPYLCYRNGGGAFMFPYFIMLVFCGIPLFFLELSFGQFASQGCLGVWRISPMFKGVGYGMMVVSTYIGIYYNVVICIAFYYFFSSMTNLLPWTYCNNPWNTPTCNGVVTPRGINNTLANVTRSLVTGAAEVAVEVVNKTKRTSPSEEYWKHYVLQISDDIGNFGEVRLPILGCLAVSWVVVFLCLIRGVKSSGKVVYFTATFPYVVLTILFIRGITLEGAVTGIKYYLTPQWHKILDAKVWGDAASQIFYSLGCAWGGLITMASYNKFHNNCYRDSIIISITNCATSVYAGFVIFSILGFMAHHLNVDVSEVADHGPGLAFVAYPEALTLLPISPLWSLLFFFMLILLGLGTQFCLLETLVTAIVDEIGTDWIVRNKTVVTGGVAIVGFLLGVPLTTQAGIYWLLLMDNYAASFSLVIISCIMCICIMYVYGHKKYFKDVEMMLGFPPPIFFRVCWRFVSPIIISFILIFTVIQYKPITYNDYVYPGWSLAIGFLMAMSSVICIPIYALYKIAKSEGTTFLERLKNSCKPDMKWGPALSEHRIGLYATPGSEGEVEVRPLKEELREKEKEDEKRDEISLTIQGSNGSTEHNTTPSA, from the exons GAGCCTTCATGTTCCCCTACTTCATCATGCTGGTGTTCTGTGGGATCCCCCTGTTCTTCCTGGAGCTCTCATTCGGACAGTTCGCCAGCCAGGGATGCCTGGGGGTTTGGAGGATCAGCCCCATGTTCAAAG GTGTTGGCTATGGGATGATGGTGGTGTCCACCTACATCGGTATCTACTACAACGTGGTGATCTGCATCGCCTTCTACTATTTCTTCTCTTCCATGACCAACCTGCTGCCATGGACCTACTGCAACAACCCCTGGAACACGCCCACCTGCAACGGTGTGGTGACTCCCAGGGGCATCAACAACACCCTGGCCAACGTCACCCGCAGCTTGGTCACCGGGGCCGCTGAGGTTGCCGTGGAGGTGGTCAATAAGACCAAGAGGACCAGCCCCAGCGAGGAGTACTGGAA ACACTACGTTCTGCAGATCTCAGATGACATCGGGAATTTCGGTGAAGTCCGTCTCCCTATTCTGGGATGTCTGGCCGTGTCATGGGTGGTGGTCTTCCTCTGTCTAATTAGAGGAGTCAAGTCTTCAGGCAAG GTGGTGTACTTCACAGCCACATTCCCCTACGTGGTGCTGACCATCCTCTTCATCAGAGGCATCACCCTGGAGGGAGCTGTCACCGGCATCAAGTACTACCTGACCCCACAGTGGCATAAGATCCTCGACGCTAAG GTGTGGGGAGACGCTGCCTCTCAGATCTTCTACTCTCTGGGCTGTGCATGGGGTGGGCTCATCACTATGGCCTCCTACAACAAGTTCCACAACAACTGCTACAG AGACAGCATCATCATCAGCATCACCAACTGTGCGACCAGCGTGTATGCAGGCTTCGTCATCTTCTCCATCCTGGGCTTCATGGCCCACCACCTGAACGTAGATGTATCTGAGGTGGCCGACCACGGTCCCGGCCTGGCCTTCGTGGCCTACCCAGAGGCCCTCACTCTGCTGCCCATCTCCCCCCTCTGGTCCCTGCTCTTCTTCTTCATGCTCATCCTCCTGGGCCTGGGGACGCAG TTCTGCCTGCTGGAGACCCTGGTGACAGCCATTGTGGATGAGATTGGTACTGACTGGATCGTTAGGAACAAGACGGTGGTCACAGGAGGAGTGGCTATAGTGGGCTTCCTGCTGGGGGTGCCGCTCACCACACAG GCTGGGATCTACTGGCTGCTGCTGATGGATAACTACGCTGCTAGTTTCTCTTTGGTTATCATCTCCTGCATCATGTGCATCTGCATCATGTACGTCTATG GACACAAAAAATACTTCAAGGACGTTGAGATGATGCTGGGTTTCCCCCCTCCAATCTTCTTCCGGGTCTGCTGGAGATTCGTGTCCCCCATCATCATATCT TTTATCCTGATCTTCACAGTGATCCAGTACAAGCCCATCACCTACAACGACTATGTGTACCCTGGCTGGTCTCTAGCCATCGGCTTCCTTATGGCCATGTCCTCCGTCATCTGCATACCCATCTATGCTCTCTACAAGATCGCCAAGTCTGAGGGAACCACATTTTTAGAG CGGTTGAAGAATTCGTGCAAGCCAGACATGAAGTGGGGCCCGGCCCTGAGTGAGCATCGGATAGGCCTCTACGCCACCCCAGGCtcagagggagaggtggaagtGCGTCCCCTGAAAGAGGAgctgagggagaaggagaaggaggatgagAAGAGGGATGAGATCAGCCTCACCATCCAGGGCAGCAACGgctcaacagaacacaacactacCCCCAGCGCATAG
- the slc6a9 gene encoding sodium- and chloride-dependent glycine transporter 1 isoform X3, translated as MALLANGAVPGEPVKTDKNSRRGNWGNQIEFILTSVGYAVGLGNVWRFPYLCYRNGGGAFMFPYFIMLVFCGIPLFFLELSFGQFASQGCLGVWRISPMFKGVGYGMMVVSTYIGIYYNVVICIAFYYFFSSMTNLLPWTYCNNPWNTPTCNGVVTPRGINNTLANVTRSLVTGAAEVAVEVVNKTKRTSPSEEYWKHYVLQISDDIGNFGEVRLPILGCLAVSWVVVFLCLIRGVKSSGKVVYFTATFPYVVLTILFIRGITLEGAVTGIKYYLTPQWHKILDAKVWGDAASQIFYSLGCAWGGLITMASYNKFHNNCYRDSIIISITNCATSVYAGFVIFSILGFMAHHLNVDVSEVADHGPGLAFVAYPEALTLLPISPLWSLLFFFMLILLGLGTQFCLLETLVTAIVDEIGTDWIVRNKTVVTGGVAIVGFLLGVPLTTQAGIYWLLLMDNYAASFSLVIISCIMCICIMYVYGHKKYFKDVEMMLGFPPPIFFRVCWRFVSPIIISFILIFTVIQYKPITYNDYVYPGWSLAIGFLMAMSSVICIPIYALYKIAKSEGTTFLERLKNSCKPDMKWGPALSEHRIGLYATPGSEGEVEVRPLKEELREKEKEDEKRDEISLTIQGSNGSTEHNTTPSA; from the exons GAGCCTTCATGTTCCCCTACTTCATCATGCTGGTGTTCTGTGGGATCCCCCTGTTCTTCCTGGAGCTCTCATTCGGACAGTTCGCCAGCCAGGGATGCCTGGGGGTTTGGAGGATCAGCCCCATGTTCAAAG GTGTTGGCTATGGGATGATGGTGGTGTCCACCTACATCGGTATCTACTACAACGTGGTGATCTGCATCGCCTTCTACTATTTCTTCTCTTCCATGACCAACCTGCTGCCATGGACCTACTGCAACAACCCCTGGAACACGCCCACCTGCAACGGTGTGGTGACTCCCAGGGGCATCAACAACACCCTGGCCAACGTCACCCGCAGCTTGGTCACCGGGGCCGCTGAGGTTGCCGTGGAGGTGGTCAATAAGACCAAGAGGACCAGCCCCAGCGAGGAGTACTGGAA ACACTACGTTCTGCAGATCTCAGATGACATCGGGAATTTCGGTGAAGTCCGTCTCCCTATTCTGGGATGTCTGGCCGTGTCATGGGTGGTGGTCTTCCTCTGTCTAATTAGAGGAGTCAAGTCTTCAGGCAAG GTGGTGTACTTCACAGCCACATTCCCCTACGTGGTGCTGACCATCCTCTTCATCAGAGGCATCACCCTGGAGGGAGCTGTCACCGGCATCAAGTACTACCTGACCCCACAGTGGCATAAGATCCTCGACGCTAAG GTGTGGGGAGACGCTGCCTCTCAGATCTTCTACTCTCTGGGCTGTGCATGGGGTGGGCTCATCACTATGGCCTCCTACAACAAGTTCCACAACAACTGCTACAG AGACAGCATCATCATCAGCATCACCAACTGTGCGACCAGCGTGTATGCAGGCTTCGTCATCTTCTCCATCCTGGGCTTCATGGCCCACCACCTGAACGTAGATGTATCTGAGGTGGCCGACCACGGTCCCGGCCTGGCCTTCGTGGCCTACCCAGAGGCCCTCACTCTGCTGCCCATCTCCCCCCTCTGGTCCCTGCTCTTCTTCTTCATGCTCATCCTCCTGGGCCTGGGGACGCAG TTCTGCCTGCTGGAGACCCTGGTGACAGCCATTGTGGATGAGATTGGTACTGACTGGATCGTTAGGAACAAGACGGTGGTCACAGGAGGAGTGGCTATAGTGGGCTTCCTGCTGGGGGTGCCGCTCACCACACAG GCTGGGATCTACTGGCTGCTGCTGATGGATAACTACGCTGCTAGTTTCTCTTTGGTTATCATCTCCTGCATCATGTGCATCTGCATCATGTACGTCTATG GACACAAAAAATACTTCAAGGACGTTGAGATGATGCTGGGTTTCCCCCCTCCAATCTTCTTCCGGGTCTGCTGGAGATTCGTGTCCCCCATCATCATATCT TTTATCCTGATCTTCACAGTGATCCAGTACAAGCCCATCACCTACAACGACTATGTGTACCCTGGCTGGTCTCTAGCCATCGGCTTCCTTATGGCCATGTCCTCCGTCATCTGCATACCCATCTATGCTCTCTACAAGATCGCCAAGTCTGAGGGAACCACATTTTTAGAG CGGTTGAAGAATTCGTGCAAGCCAGACATGAAGTGGGGCCCGGCCCTGAGTGAGCATCGGATAGGCCTCTACGCCACCCCAGGCtcagagggagaggtggaagtGCGTCCCCTGAAAGAGGAgctgagggagaaggagaaggaggatgagAAGAGGGATGAGATCAGCCTCACCATCCAGGGCAGCAACGgctcaacagaacacaacactacCCCCAGCGCATAG